ggaaataaagaacacaacagttgggttcaggaaacaaagaacacaacagttgggtttaggaaaataaagaacaagacagttgggtttaggaaacaaagaacatgacagttgggtttaggaaaataaagaacacgacagttgggtttaggaaaataaagaaCATGACAGTTgggttttcaaaaataaagaacacaacataaagaacatgacagttgggtttaggaaaataaagaacacgacagttgggtttaggaaaacaaaaacttgacAGTTTAGGAAAATATCTTGGGTTGGGTTATGAAATTAAAGCCCTGTGTTGTTTGatccatccacccccccccccaaccaccctCCTTACGCAGAATTGcaggctttcatactactcgctatcGTTATCACTCTTAATAATAATTCATCTCCACACGCTCTGCCTGGTGCGTTCCATGCACACGCTGAGGGGTGCTTATTGAGTCGTATCTGAAGCTGACAACCAATGACCAAGCTTCCATATTTTATGAGTTGGAAGCATAGATGTTAATATTAGTGGACAAAGCATCCGGTCcagcaaagtgctgcaaatgcggaaatgctttaaacctgctttctatctgaattcctgcagagggcgaggacggtttctgtagaagtctgtgagaaagtgacccacttctctcttgatttattacctcagcaAACctcttcataatgagtttatggtcttaATCGCTGATTTTAAGTCTTCTACAACACAGAATgaagttcatttttttaaattttggtcTCGATTTTAAAAACAGCGATAAAGCAGGGGGGGATTTTGGGCGTGGCTAAAATGTGATTGCCAGTGGAAGTGTATAACGTAACacggctcctccctcactcctccctctcgtctaaaatctgCAAACCGCTACCAGGATGGCTGCTCCTGTAACGGCAAACTCAACAACTCATAGCCGATattctgtccattaatattcaGTCTGTGGTTGGGAGTGAGAACTGTTTGTATGCATCTGTTTATAGAGATTAGCAACACACACATTAGTTCTTAAACAGAGATTAGTTGCTACTAAATATTTAAACCTTGTAAGTGCCAGGTGAAATTGTTACTCCTAGTAACAGCCAACTGAACCAACTGACAAAGCTAAAAGAGGTAATGGGATAGAATGACACAACAAAAATACTCTTTAATAACAAAGGTTTTAAATTAAAGATAATGTAACGCAAATACCTAAAgttataaaatatacaaaaatattcTGCCAATAAGATCTCCTGATGCAACAGTAACTTCCTCCTTATATAGTTGCATGTTTATGATTGGACAGCAATACAGACATGTCCTGGAAATTGATTTACACAATATTAAAGTATTTAAGACATACCTTAAGTTTTAACGGTGCCACTGATTTAGTAAATAGCTAGTTTGAAACTACTAGTACAGAAATCCTGTCCTTCCATCCTTAAACATGACTCTTGCTTTCCCAGCTTTCTTTACGGATCTTCCCTTGTCTCGTACTATTTTTCTTCCAACATCTTGCCTTCCAATCCAAGAATGCATCTCTTATAAAGATTATGTGGTGGGGGGTTTATACAAATATGTGATGACCTCTTATCACAGTTCCTGGCCCCACCTAGTGCAATCGTTCAGCTATCATCACGCCATTCTGTTGCCAATCACCTCCAAACAATGATGTGATTGCATCTACACTACCTCTGGCTGTCTTCTTACTCCCCTACTCTCACTTTTCTTTCCATCTAAGGCCTCAACTCTATCATACAGATCAAAAAGCCTCCTCGTCTCTGCATTCCAACCCCCGTCCCATCTACATGAACTCTGTCACAGCTGATGCCTTCCTTGCTTTGTATGTGCTGGGTGCAtaatgtgtgtctatgtgtgaaGGATTGCTTCTCTGTGCCTTTCACCCCCTGACGCTCACTGGTCCCTTGACAATGCTTCCCTTATATGCACAgaacacacagacgcacatgtgcaaacacacacagacacacattacaTAGAGCAAAGTGTCAAGTGTGGTGATGAGAGGCCGATGAGCCTGTGCCACATCACTGCCCTCAGCACTGCCTGCCATTACAATCACACAGGGACTGGCTTTACAtgcaagaagaagaaaggagcaCTTGATGTAGTTCCATCTGCAAAAGTTAACCATGATAACGTCTCTCTCTTGCTGCGTCTGCCCCAGGGCTGAGTTACCTCAAGCAAGCTGAAGAAGCCCATTCACAGGAGAAGATGGCTTGAGGAGACGGGAGGGCCTGCGTGCCAGGCATTCCACAGTACACAGTGGACACATTATTATGACATTTACAAGGCCGGCTAGATAGATACGGTGTGATACGTGTGGGGAAAAGGTTGTCCTCTCAGTGGGACTGCTATGAAGCAAGCGCAGGAAGGAAAGTAGATAGGGCTGGattgacgttttatcacttttagATGCACATAAAAATCCAGCACTGCAAAACAGCAAAGTCCCCACAAACAACTCCCCATAGTAATCCTGTTTACACAGTGATGTGCTGTGTAAACTTATTTAAATAGAGAGAAGGTAAAAACTACTTAGCTTGCATGGCATTTAGATTCTAGCAATATCACATATACGGGATAACATATTACACAGAGATCCTTCTTGTCAGCCTTCAAGTAAGGCGTTAGTGTCTGAACTACCAACTTACCGAACTAATAGGCAACAGGTAAGGAGCTATTGGCAGCTACGGGCGTGGTTTAGGTTTAGTGTGATCATGGATGTTCGTTCAAAATAACAATGGCGGTCACCTGCCTGACATTCTTTGGCCAAGAATTTGACACCCCTACCCACATGAGGTTGTGTACCTTTTTAGTCTAGGGCCTGTTCTTTTGGGTGTAATTTTGGTTCCAATTGAGGGAAATATAATGCTACAGTTTACATCAATATTAAGTGTGCTTTCAGCTTTGTGGTAACAGTTTGGGACAGGCCAACAATCATCCCCTGcttttatggcgtttttccattaatggtacctgctcgactctaCTCGGCTGCGGTGTCCCGTCCTCCTCTtaccattgcagattagtaccgcctcatgcgtgaggcgagtgtgtcatagcaggaaactgccacAACctaacaaaatacacacacagaacgtcgacGGTTTGTTGCTTTTGATTGTTGCTACAGCCAGAAGACCAATTTAGTTTCATAGGAAACTGgataaactaataaaaactaactccttaaactatttaaacatggtggttttgtttaaatagtgtctcactttgtagctaaaacagagactcaaacacaaaacaggatctgcagcaatgtgcagtccaacaaaaatatggtgttttttgacaatgaaaccatgtaaacctattctggtacaacctcaaaatacaattttgaacccgaaaatgagcagaatactGGCGCTTTATGATGTTCCCATTCTTTGTTCATGTGTCCACTCCCATACTGTTTGCATGGACTGTGAAATACTCCCATAACTCTCCTAACTGCATTACAAACATGTTTTCCTCATAATTGTGTAATGTGGCCAATGTTTGCATTAACTTACATGTCCAAAGAGAGCAGGTTGATTTTAGCATCAAGACGGGCTGCTGACATGCATTCCAGTGATCCCAAGTCTGGCAAAATCAATTAGGCTGATTGGTCACAGCAAAGATCATGTGTGACATTGAACACTGAAGCCTTTTCCTCCCATAACTGAGATTTGTAGCTTTAACAGCTGTTGCGAGGAATGTGTGTGGGAGAAAATGATCAGGTGGAATGTGCATGATCATCACATTGACATATTTTGCTCCTGGTAAGTTGTTGACAAGCGGAAGTGAACAACACATCTAGTCATGGAGCGATGAGGAGACAACGTGACACGCTGTTAGTCCCGATGCTGATCCTGTTCTCCGGTCAGATTGCCATGTCCCCATGCCCACAATGAGAGCACAACATCGAACAATAGATTAAACCCTTATTGACCATTGTATGGCAAAAGTAGGTCCATTTTCCTATTTAGCTGCTCCTACTGATGGACTGATAGAGAGGAGAAGGGTGTgctggagagagagatgcaAGAAACTCTTAAATAACATTTCAAATTCACACCTCTAGCTCTTCTTATTGAGCTTTTCACCTATACAGTTTGTCACAAATCTTGCCCTGAGTCATGCCATCTGTCATAAACGTTGCACTCATTTCTGAGAGACTGTAACCACAATCTCATGACATCATTATTCACTTATTTTGCATCATTGCCGTGCTAACCGGTCAGCTACAGCTAATGAAAATTGGTCGCACGTTGAGTAGGTGTTTTGTTTCTGGGGAAGTGTATCTATTGGTAGGACATGTTATGTGTGCCTACGTCGTTAACTACACATAGCCTTGTCATGTCATGACAGGTCAACAAATGATGGCTATACAGCTATCTGACAAAAATATGCTTCTGGAAACACCTGTTGGATTAGACTTTACTGAAACTTTGACTGTGTGCTGAATCAGATTGTAATTTAAGATCTGTGAGTATCTTTAGTGATACTGAAACCAAAAGACACACTCTCAAACTTCCCTGCTTGCTTAAGAAATATCTAAAAGTGAAACTGTTGCAGTGGAGTGTATTACTTCATGCCATGAGTCAAGACAATCAGGGAAAACGAGAACTGAAACCACCAGCTGATTGACTTATTGGGCTCTGAAAACATTCTGGCAAAAATTCATCGATTAATCCAGACAATAACCTACAAATCAATTTAGTAAAGAAAATAACTGTTAGCTGAAGCcttgtcatttgtttttcacaaggcATCAGCCAATTTGGATGCTGTGTAAGTAAATAGCTACAGTGAATAAAGTTACCAGAGTCAATAGAACTCATTATTTCCTATCACAAGTTTGTTATGGTTACATGAACTTATCAACTTTAGTCAGAAGACCCCATCTATACCTGTTGTAATCATGCAATCTGTATCTGCTTATCTTACCTGGATAAGGATGAGTGTAGCGGGGAAACCAAAGTTGTGTATAGGTCTCATTTTTACAGTCTTTGACCTAGGCACTtgacacacatacccacacacatgcaaatgctGTAATAATTGACAATAAAGTAAGAAGTCATCTTTTTGCCTCACTACCAGCAAGATGTGCTGAGTTCAGTAGACATGCCTCAACTTTGACTGAATGTTCAATCATCACAGAagtacacacacaataacatatACACTTataaaaggagagaaaataaTTTAATGGAAAGTAATATGTTGATCTATTATTTTGATGCCttgtcagtgttgtttttttacttacatttttctttacaaatctATTAAACACTTATTCAGTTGAACTGAATTAATTACAACGCTGAGGTCCTCCTGTGGGGCGGGGCCAATTAGGGAGTCAGAGGTGATTGGGCTGAGCTGGCTAGACGTGCCCTTAGACTGTAAGATGATTGGTCCGACTTTCAGCAGGTCCCGCCCACGGGTGGCGCCTTGAACCTGCTGAATGTTGAAGCGTTGCATTCAACCAGTGTTGAGCTTAGAGGGTCTCTCTCTAGCGGGGTGACAAGTCCGAGCACAGGAGCAACCGAGAGGAAGTAACTGACGAAAAACCCACACTTTTCATCGATTCACCACTGGATACGTAACTCGCCCTGGGGTTGGATTAACTTAAAACcactctttttttagtttttctttttaatttgctttaGAAAACTCAGAAACTCACCGAAGACAATGGGATCCCAGGCATCCAAGGGAGATGTGGCCGCGGAGGCAAACGCTGCTGCCGCTGATGGTGCAGCTGTCAAAACCAACGGACAGGTAATTACACTTCCCCGGGCCGTTAttactgtgttttttaatgGACGAGATACGTAGACATTGATACAAGTTTAATTTCTCACACGAAAACATTACTTTAGCCAATTTTGTCGACGTTGAATTGACAAAACTTGAATGTGAGGACATTTTGGGCAAGTCAGGTGGGGCTGCTGATGGGTTGGTCACAGAGCACCCCAAAATGAGCTAGCTAGCGTGCTGTTATTTAGCTTATCTCGGTTGACAATTTTAATTGAAGTACGTTGAGTAGCTTACGTTAGACTGAGGTCTAACCCAAAATCCGCACAACGTGTTTGATACTGCCAGGCAttaaagggggagggggagctCGAGCGCACGTAGGCACTACTCCTCCCTGATTAAAACACCCGGCTATGTCTGGACACCCATTTACCAAATTGGGACTTTCCAAAATCAGTGAAATGAATCACATTTCAGCATACATTTGATACTTAAGACCATTATtgtaatgtaaattaaaaatgacataTTAATTACACTTCAAGTGACACATATCTACTTTCCTTAAGTAATAATTGCATTTATTGGGGAATTTACATTTTCGGatagttattttttttgattaGCTTTAATTGGAAGTGTTTCAATTCTTCCATCGATGGGCTCTAGTCTTGTCTTTGTTGAGCCGATGTCTGTCTGGTACCTCAGGCGGTCTGTGAGGCGCCACCGCCGCCTATCGCCTCATTAGGGTACTGCAAGGCGTCGCCTCTGAGCCAGGCGACACGGTGGTTAATGGATGAGTACGACGATGCTCTGAAAAGAAATATGAAATGCACTTaaaaaattttgtttttgtttttatgttaacaTAATTTTCTGTGTCAGAAGGTGAAGCTTTAGAAACAGAGGACTTATTTTGTGTCGACCTTTCTTTTCAGGAGAATGGACATGTGAAAACCAATGGTGATGTCTCCACAAAGCCTGATGGGGATGCTGCCGCCACCAATGGCTCAGCCGAAGCAGCCAAGGAGCCTGAAGCCGGCGCAGGAGGCGACGCTATTGAGCCGGCGCCTGCTGCTGATGGAGAGGCAGCCAAACCTGAAGGCGAGGCTGCGGCTAAGGAGACccccaagaagaagaagaagaagttctCCCTGAAGAAGTCCTTCAACTTCAAACTGAATCTGAAGAAGAGCAAGAAAACTGAGGCTGTGAAAGAAGAAGCGGCCACTGCTGCCGCCGCCACCCCCTCTGAGGAGAAGCCAGCCGAGAACGGAGCCGCTGCTCCcgcagaggagaagaaggaggaggtgaaggaGGAGGCTGCCGCTGAGCCTGCTGCCGAGGCCCCAAAGGCAGAGGAGGCTCCGGCTAAAGAGGAGGCCCCCAAGGAGGAGGCCAAGGAGGCAGCTGCCCCGGCCCCCGAGGCCACAAAACCAACAGAGGAGAGCAGCTCGACCCCCGCTCCCTCTGAAAAGAAAGAGTGATTGTATCTTAAGCTCACAATGAACTGGGTGAACTGTTTttcgagagagagagcgagagagagagagcgagagagaatttaagagtatatatatatttatatatatatgtgtatatgtatacatatgtatatggatatatgtatatgtaaatatatacacatgtatgtgAGAGACTCCTTCGACGTGCCACTTTTCGTCATGATAACAAGACGACAGACTAGATTCACTAGATCACCTCCCTGGTTACTGCTCGACATCTGGACCTGGACTGAGTTTTAGGCTGTGGGTTGGTCGCTGTGTGGAAATTGGATTTCAATGGCTAGAACGCGAGCTAATGACACCATGAAGTATAGACGAGTgaaggatggatggagaaaGAAGGAGTCAGAGCATCTTTCCCCTAAACATCTGCAGATcaaagatgcctcctttctgaAGAAATGAAGCTAGATAAGATACTAGGACACCATCACCACTTGAAATGACTGTTGaatagagcaaaaaaaaaaaaaaatgaaatcagaaATTTAAGAGACTTGCCAACTTTTTACATTCCTATATTTTAACCCAAATTTGAAGTATTTTGTGGTGTATTATAGAGAACCATCTTAAAGATTCAGAGAAGCTATTACctgtttgtttaaagaaaaaaaaaatagacaactTTGATTTTTACCTTACTATGAAAAAAGAACACTTAAGCTTGCTATGTTCACTGTTGCGGTTTGATATGAAGCAGAGTTGTTTATCTGTCGTATGTGAGCCTGAATCTGCTTTGTCTCTGTAAATACATTGGATTGATTTCTGTTCTTTATTTTGCTAATGTTGACAGATGTTACTGGTTTTATTGTAAAGTTGATAATGGTAAATAA
Above is a window of Etheostoma spectabile isolate EspeVRDwgs_2016 chromosome 14, UIUC_Espe_1.0, whole genome shotgun sequence DNA encoding:
- the marcksl1b gene encoding MARCKS-related protein 1-B, with the protein product MGSQASKGDVAAEANAAAADGAAVKTNGQENGHVKTNGDVSTKPDGDAAATNGSAEAAKEPEAGAGGDAIEPAPAADGEAAKPEGEAAAKETPKKKKKKFSLKKSFNFKLNLKKSKKTEAVKEEAATAAAATPSEEKPAENGAAAPAEEKKEEVKEEAAAEPAAEAPKAEEAPAKEEAPKEEAKEAAAPAPEATKPTEESSSTPAPSEKKE